One Curtobacterium sp. BH-2-1-1 genomic region harbors:
- the ccsB gene encoding c-type cytochrome biogenesis protein CcsB → MTTNLATYSVVLTYSAMAVYVIAFIAFALDMAKRAGNVTAASDAAATPAAGAERTVATVQGGTVVLEQVAVTDERAGRRGTKFERVGMAMTILALVLHVASVVLRGIAADRVPWGNMFEFSLTGTALITLIFLLVQFWQNLKFLGVFITGLTIILLGIATVNYWVPVVPLQPALQSYWLVIHVFVAIAGTGFFALGAGLAVAQLVQTYRQGRTASGKLRFMETLPDADRLEVLTYRVLLVGFVLWTFTLIAGAIWAERAWGRYWGWDTKEVWTFIIWVVYAGYIHARATRGWRGARSSWLALIGFAAVMFNFSVVNVFFKGLHSYSGL, encoded by the coding sequence ATGACCACGAACCTCGCGACCTACTCGGTCGTGCTGACGTACTCCGCCATGGCGGTCTACGTCATCGCGTTCATCGCGTTCGCCCTCGACATGGCGAAGCGGGCCGGCAACGTGACGGCTGCGTCCGACGCCGCTGCGACGCCCGCCGCCGGCGCGGAGCGGACCGTCGCGACCGTCCAGGGCGGCACCGTCGTCCTCGAGCAGGTCGCCGTCACCGACGAACGAGCCGGGCGCCGCGGGACGAAGTTCGAGCGGGTCGGCATGGCGATGACGATCCTGGCGCTCGTGCTGCACGTCGCGTCCGTCGTCCTGCGCGGGATCGCGGCCGACCGCGTGCCGTGGGGCAACATGTTCGAGTTCTCGCTGACCGGCACGGCGCTGATCACCCTGATCTTCCTACTCGTGCAGTTCTGGCAGAACCTGAAGTTCCTCGGCGTCTTCATCACCGGCCTCACGATCATCCTGCTCGGCATCGCGACCGTGAACTACTGGGTGCCCGTCGTGCCGCTGCAGCCCGCGCTGCAGTCGTACTGGCTCGTCATCCACGTCTTCGTCGCCATCGCCGGCACGGGCTTCTTCGCCCTGGGTGCCGGACTCGCCGTGGCGCAGCTCGTGCAGACCTACCGCCAGGGTCGGACCGCCTCGGGCAAGCTCCGCTTCATGGAGACGCTGCCGGACGCCGACCGGCTCGAGGTCCTCACCTACCGCGTCCTGCTCGTCGGGTTCGTCCTCTGGACCTTCACGCTCATCGCCGGTGCGATCTGGGCCGAGCGCGCCTGGGGTCGCTACTGGGGGTGGGACACGAAGGAGGTCTGGACCTTCATCATCTGGGTGGTCTACGCCGGGTACATCCACGCGCGTGCGACCCGCGGGTGGCGTGGCGCGCGGTCGTCGTGGCTGGCTCTCATCGGCTTCGCCGCGGTCATGTTCAACTTCTCGGTCGTGAACGTGTTCTTCAAGGGCCTGCACAGCTACTCCGGACTGTGA
- a CDS encoding o-succinylbenzoate synthase — protein MLPDLDDLLSDAHVVTLPMRVRFRGITVREALVLRGPAGWTEFSPFVEYDDAEAAAWLRAAVDFGWTTHEPAADSVPVNATVPAIAPDGVADLLARYPGCTTAKVKVAEPGTTIDDDVARVAEVRRVMGPSAAVRVDANGLWSVDSAAEALERLAPFDLQYAEQPCRTVPELAELRQRIAGLGVPIAADESVRKASDPLAVARAGAADVLVVKAQPLGGITAARAVVADAGLPCVVSSALDTSVGLGMGAFLAAEAISPGYAAGLGTAAMFTSDVSAAPLLPVDGRVPVRRVEVDRDLLERNAASPERAAWWLARLERVHALLAG, from the coding sequence GTGCTCCCCGACCTCGACGACCTCCTCTCCGACGCGCACGTGGTGACACTGCCCATGCGAGTGCGGTTCCGCGGCATCACGGTGCGCGAGGCCCTCGTCCTGCGCGGTCCGGCCGGGTGGACCGAGTTCTCCCCGTTCGTCGAGTACGACGACGCCGAGGCCGCCGCATGGCTCCGGGCCGCGGTCGACTTCGGCTGGACGACGCACGAGCCCGCCGCGGACAGCGTCCCCGTGAACGCCACCGTGCCGGCGATCGCTCCGGACGGCGTCGCGGACCTCCTCGCCCGGTACCCGGGCTGCACGACCGCCAAGGTGAAGGTCGCCGAACCCGGCACCACGATCGACGACGACGTGGCCCGCGTCGCCGAGGTCCGACGGGTTATGGGCCCCTCCGCCGCGGTCCGCGTGGACGCGAACGGGCTCTGGAGCGTCGACTCCGCCGCAGAGGCCCTCGAGCGCCTCGCCCCGTTCGACCTGCAGTACGCCGAGCAGCCGTGCCGCACGGTGCCGGAACTCGCCGAGCTCCGGCAGCGGATCGCTGGGCTCGGCGTGCCGATCGCCGCGGACGAGAGCGTCCGCAAGGCCTCGGACCCGCTCGCCGTCGCCAGGGCCGGTGCCGCCGACGTCCTCGTCGTGAAGGCGCAGCCCCTCGGCGGCATCACCGCCGCGCGTGCGGTCGTCGCCGACGCCGGGCTCCCCTGCGTGGTGTCGAGTGCGCTCGACACGTCGGTCGGGTTGGGGATGGGAGCGTTCCTCGCGGCCGAGGCGATTTCGCCCGGGTACGCCGCGGGGCTCGGCACCGCGGCGATGTTCACGTCGGACGTGTCGGCGGCGCCGCTGCTGCCGGTGGACGGGCGGGTGCCGGTGCGGCGGGTCGAGGTCGACCGGGACCTGCTCGAGCGGAACGCGGCGTCGCCGGAGCGTGCCGCGTGGTGGCTCGCGCGGCTCGAGCGGGTGCACGCGCTCCTCGCCGGCTGA
- a CDS encoding 1,4-dihydroxy-2-naphthoyl-CoA synthase — MAAPVSDLFDPDVWTAAPIAEQFTDITYHKHVSHGIVRVAFDRPEVRNAFRPRTVDELYRALDDARQDPRVGVVLLTGNGPSPKDGGWAFCSGGDQRIRGRSGYQYVGDEGAPPEGVDPAAAQASMGRLHILEVQRLIRMMPKVVIAVVPGWAAGGGHSLHAICDLTIASAEHGRFKQTDADVGSFDGGYGSAYYAKQIGQKFAREVFFLAQEYSAQRAYEMGAVNAVVPHEDLEREAIRWGEIVLGKSPTAIRMLKYAFNAVDDGMVGQQVFAGEATRLAYGTDEAVEGRDSFLEKRAPEWTSFPWHY, encoded by the coding sequence ATGGCTGCTCCCGTCTCCGACCTGTTCGACCCCGACGTCTGGACCGCGGCTCCGATCGCGGAGCAGTTCACCGACATCACGTACCACAAGCACGTCTCCCACGGGATCGTCCGGGTCGCGTTCGACCGGCCCGAGGTGCGGAACGCCTTCCGTCCGCGCACCGTCGACGAGCTGTACCGCGCGCTCGACGACGCCCGGCAGGACCCGCGTGTCGGCGTCGTGCTCCTCACCGGCAACGGCCCGAGCCCGAAGGACGGCGGCTGGGCGTTCTGCTCCGGCGGCGACCAGCGCATCCGCGGCCGGAGCGGCTACCAGTACGTCGGTGACGAGGGCGCCCCGCCCGAGGGTGTCGACCCGGCAGCGGCGCAGGCGTCGATGGGGCGGCTGCACATCCTCGAGGTCCAGCGGCTCATCCGGATGATGCCGAAGGTCGTCATCGCCGTCGTCCCGGGGTGGGCGGCGGGTGGGGGCCACTCGCTGCACGCGATCTGCGACCTCACCATCGCGAGCGCCGAGCACGGCAGGTTCAAGCAGACCGACGCCGACGTGGGGTCGTTCGACGGCGGGTACGGCAGCGCCTACTACGCCAAGCAGATCGGCCAGAAGTTCGCGCGTGAGGTCTTCTTCCTCGCGCAGGAGTACTCGGCGCAGCGCGCGTACGAGATGGGCGCCGTGAACGCCGTCGTCCCGCACGAGGACCTCGAGCGCGAGGCGATCCGCTGGGGAGAGATCGTGCTCGGCAAGTCCCCGACGGCGATCCGGATGCTCAAGTACGCCTTCAACGCGGTCGACGACGGCATGGTCGGCCAGCAGGTGTTCGCGGGCGAGGCCACGCGGCTCGCCTACGGCACCGACGAGGCGGTCGAGGGTCGTGACTCCTTCCTCGAGAAGCGCGCGCCCGAGTGGACGTCCTTCCCCTGGCACTACTGA
- a CDS encoding AMP-binding protein produces MARPLVATGTSDPSVVLRGLEAALAGGPALLPVADGAPALPTPAPATVPQRVALVVETSGSTGTGKRVALSSEALLAGAAAADAALGGAGGWVLALPTHYIAGLNVLTRSITAGTVPVVVAPGHFDASAFADAADRLVTGPGAPRRYTSLVPVQLARVLDDERATRALAGFDAVLVGGQATPAPLRDRARAAGVRIVTTYGASETSGGCVYDGVPFGTVRTELVDGELFLSGPMLAEGYLDDPDRTAATFTERDGHRWYRTGDAAEVVDGVVRVLGRLDDVVISGGEKVPLGAVERIVRGLDGQEGAVVTRRASGEWGEVPVVVTDRPLDLDVVRAAVGDALGRAARPADVVVVERLPMLATGKPDRRAIRAIADPTA; encoded by the coding sequence ATGGCCCGTCCGCTGGTCGCGACCGGCACGTCGGACCCGTCGGTCGTGCTGCGGGGCCTGGAGGCGGCACTCGCCGGCGGCCCCGCCCTGCTCCCGGTCGCGGACGGCGCCCCGGCGCTGCCGACACCTGCTCCGGCCACCGTCCCGCAGCGGGTCGCCCTGGTCGTCGAGACGAGCGGGTCCACCGGCACCGGCAAGCGTGTGGCGCTCTCGTCGGAGGCGCTGCTCGCCGGTGCCGCTGCGGCGGACGCGGCACTCGGGGGCGCCGGCGGCTGGGTGCTCGCGTTGCCGACGCACTACATCGCAGGGCTCAACGTCCTGACCCGGTCGATCACCGCGGGGACGGTGCCCGTCGTCGTCGCTCCCGGGCACTTCGACGCGAGTGCGTTCGCCGACGCGGCCGACCGGCTCGTCACCGGTCCCGGGGCACCGCGGCGCTACACCTCGCTCGTCCCGGTGCAGCTCGCCCGGGTGCTTGACGACGAGCGGGCCACCCGTGCACTCGCCGGGTTCGACGCGGTGCTCGTCGGCGGGCAGGCGACCCCGGCGCCGCTCCGTGACCGGGCCCGCGCCGCCGGCGTCCGGATCGTGACGACCTACGGCGCGAGCGAGACGAGCGGCGGGTGCGTCTACGACGGCGTCCCGTTCGGCACCGTCCGCACCGAGCTCGTGGACGGCGAACTGTTCCTGTCCGGGCCGATGCTCGCCGAGGGCTACCTGGACGACCCCGACCGCACGGCGGCGACCTTCACCGAGCGCGACGGACACCGCTGGTACCGCACGGGCGACGCCGCCGAGGTCGTCGACGGTGTCGTGCGGGTGCTCGGCCGGCTCGACGACGTCGTGATCTCGGGCGGCGAGAAGGTCCCGCTCGGCGCCGTCGAACGGATCGTCCGCGGGCTCGACGGGCAGGAGGGTGCGGTGGTCACGCGTCGGGCGTCGGGGGAGTGGGGCGAGGTCCCCGTCGTCGTGACCGACCGTCCGCTCGACCTCGACGTGGTCCGCGCCGCGGTCGGCGACGCCCTCGGGCGGGCCGCACGGCCGGCCGACGTGGTCGTCGTCGAGCGGCTCCCGATGCTCGCGACCGGCAAGCCGGACCGCCGGGCGATCCGCGCGATCGCGGACCCGACCGCCTGA
- a CDS encoding 1,4-dihydroxy-2-naphthoate polyprenyltransferase — protein sequence MARTKNTNRSRNRSGNPAKAAAPQRTKRRATAGDWIGGARLRTLTLGVVPVVMGTTVGFVDSGAAGDFGDWLAKGHHLPIAILALLVALFLQIGVNYSNDYSDGVRGTDEFRVGPARLTGAGLAKPRTVLTVALTFFGLAAVAGIVIVVLTQLWWLLLVGAAAIVAAWFYTGGKKPYGYNALGEVFVFVFFGLVAVLGTQFVLIDRVTPSGWAAAIAAGFFACAVLMVNNIRDIDEDRLAGKRTLAVVVGRPVARVLYGLFLMLPYVVLLWFVLLYFRTGFTYFSLLLALPALAIGVSSRKPRELITALQLSSFASLVFGVVLGITLAVQP from the coding sequence GTGGCACGCACGAAGAACACGAACCGGTCCAGGAACCGCTCCGGCAACCCGGCCAAGGCCGCAGCACCGCAGCGCACGAAGCGCCGCGCGACCGCGGGCGACTGGATCGGCGGGGCGCGCCTGCGCACCCTGACGCTCGGTGTCGTCCCCGTCGTGATGGGCACGACGGTCGGGTTCGTGGACAGCGGTGCGGCCGGTGACTTCGGCGACTGGCTCGCGAAGGGCCACCACCTGCCCATCGCGATCCTGGCGCTGCTCGTCGCCCTGTTCCTGCAGATCGGCGTGAACTACAGCAACGACTACTCCGACGGGGTGCGCGGCACGGACGAGTTCCGCGTCGGGCCGGCCCGCCTCACCGGAGCCGGACTCGCGAAGCCCCGCACCGTGCTGACCGTCGCGCTGACGTTCTTCGGGCTCGCAGCCGTCGCCGGCATCGTCATCGTGGTGCTCACCCAGCTGTGGTGGCTCCTGCTCGTGGGCGCTGCCGCCATCGTCGCGGCGTGGTTCTACACCGGCGGCAAGAAGCCGTACGGGTACAACGCCCTCGGCGAGGTCTTCGTGTTCGTGTTCTTCGGACTCGTCGCCGTCCTCGGCACGCAGTTCGTCCTCATCGACCGGGTCACCCCGAGCGGGTGGGCCGCTGCGATCGCCGCCGGGTTCTTCGCCTGTGCGGTGCTGATGGTGAACAACATCCGCGACATCGACGAGGACCGTCTCGCGGGCAAGCGCACCCTCGCGGTCGTGGTCGGACGGCCGGTCGCCCGGGTGCTCTACGGCCTGTTCCTGATGCTGCCGTACGTGGTGCTGCTCTGGTTCGTGCTGCTCTACTTCCGCACCGGGTTCACGTACTTCTCGCTGCTGCTGGCGCTGCCGGCACTCGCGATCGGCGTCTCCTCGCGGAAGCCCCGGGAGCTCATCACGGCGCTCCAGCTGTCGTCGTTCGCGTCGCTCGTGTTCGGCGTCGTGCTCGGCATCACGCTCGCCGTCCAGCCGTAA
- a CDS encoding DUF4229 domain-containing protein — translation MKAWLVYTLARLGIFAAALALLLLLTPMPGYWATIVAALVALLISYIALPKLRGRVTESLANRRPAPEHDVDTDFEDDFVDAADSDSPVEQPVSDADRHAARREHRDD, via the coding sequence GTGAAAGCGTGGCTCGTGTACACCCTGGCCCGCCTCGGCATCTTCGCCGCGGCGCTGGCACTGCTCCTGCTCCTGACGCCGATGCCCGGCTACTGGGCGACGATCGTCGCCGCGCTCGTGGCGCTGCTCATCTCGTACATCGCCCTGCCGAAGCTGCGCGGTCGCGTCACCGAGAGCCTGGCGAACCGTCGACCGGCGCCGGAGCACGACGTCGACACCGACTTCGAGGACGACTTCGTCGACGCGGCCGACAGCGACTCCCCGGTCGAGCAGCCGGTCTCCGACGCCGACCGCCACGCAGCGCGCCGCGAGCACCGCGACGACTGA
- a CDS encoding PLDc N-terminal domain-containing protein, whose protein sequence is MIRLWLIVVVAAVAFTVYAAIDCATMPRERVRSLSRGVWVLLVIVLPVLGGVLWFVLGRAPATRPGGGSGYRGPEDDPDFLGGPSGPEQHRTDKDQDDETLRDLEQQFRERERRADRDRRNQHRDDDGRTDR, encoded by the coding sequence ATGATCCGACTGTGGCTGATCGTCGTCGTGGCCGCCGTGGCGTTCACGGTCTACGCGGCGATCGACTGCGCCACGATGCCCCGCGAGCGTGTCCGTTCCCTCAGCCGTGGTGTGTGGGTCCTCCTCGTGATCGTGCTCCCCGTGCTCGGCGGCGTCCTCTGGTTCGTCCTCGGCCGGGCACCCGCGACCCGTCCCGGCGGCGGCTCCGGGTACCGTGGTCCCGAAGACGACCCGGACTTCCTCGGCGGCCCCAGCGGCCCCGAGCAGCACCGCACGGACAAGGACCAGGACGACGAGACCCTCCGAGACCTCGAACAGCAGTTCCGCGAACGAGAACGACGCGCCGACCGAGACCGCCGCAACCAGCACCGCGACGACGACGGCCGCACCGATCGCTGA
- the menD gene encoding 2-succinyl-5-enolpyruvyl-6-hydroxy-3-cyclohexene-1-carboxylic-acid synthase — translation MADGPAGSGSPATDFAVALLTELARAGVTDVVVSPGSRSQALALAAVAVERAGGISVHVRLDERTAGFFALGLAVESGRPAAVVTTSGTAVANLHPAVLEAHHSGVPMIVVSADRPDELRGIGSNQTTVQPGLFGPAVAVVRDVEAPTAHGVDADTAATVRELVREVVAAAAGHTGQPGPVQLNVAFREPLSAGLGEGTVQPVPDDEVDLAFATRRVHSGLPVVDLAPDDEPATVVIAGHDAGADAERIAWELGAPLLAEVSSGARFGRNLVVTYRELLRDPDFGGAVRRAVVLGHPTLSREVPALLQRADVETIVVRGPGADPYDPARASRPDAATTFVSDVRVAGRTRPEHRAWVGRWVATSRALLGGGDAGPDLDAKRSSDRAERNKFLRDEVALRRRAVDRTMLADAVWGATWPHDRLVLGASQIIRVADGHVAGKAIRVHANRGLAGIDGTISTALGIAAALERSTASVGTTRVLLGDLTLLHDLGALVTGTEEHPHRVQVIVGNDGGGAIFRGLEVAATTPEADMRRMMTTPQHVDVEPVVTGLGWEYRRAATWGDLERVLTDPAERVVIEVPLAD, via the coding sequence ATCGCTGACGGCCCGGCCGGTTCCGGCAGCCCGGCGACCGACTTCGCCGTCGCGCTCCTGACCGAGCTCGCCCGGGCCGGTGTGACCGACGTCGTGGTGAGCCCCGGCTCCCGGTCGCAGGCGCTCGCCCTCGCTGCCGTCGCCGTCGAGCGGGCGGGCGGCATCAGCGTCCACGTCCGGCTCGACGAGCGCACCGCCGGCTTCTTCGCGCTCGGGCTCGCCGTCGAGTCCGGTCGGCCCGCCGCGGTCGTGACCACCTCGGGCACCGCGGTCGCCAACCTGCACCCCGCCGTGCTCGAAGCGCACCACTCCGGTGTGCCGATGATCGTCGTCAGCGCGGACCGCCCGGACGAGCTCCGGGGCATCGGCAGCAACCAGACCACGGTGCAGCCCGGGCTCTTCGGGCCGGCCGTCGCCGTCGTCCGCGACGTCGAGGCACCCACCGCGCACGGGGTCGACGCCGACACCGCCGCCACCGTCCGGGAACTCGTGCGCGAAGTCGTCGCCGCGGCCGCCGGCCACACGGGGCAGCCCGGGCCGGTGCAGCTCAACGTCGCCTTCCGCGAACCGCTGTCGGCCGGACTGGGCGAGGGGACGGTCCAGCCGGTGCCCGACGACGAGGTCGACCTCGCGTTCGCCACCAGGCGGGTGCACTCCGGTCTGCCGGTCGTCGACCTCGCGCCGGACGACGAGCCCGCGACGGTCGTCATCGCCGGACACGACGCGGGGGCGGACGCCGAGCGGATCGCCTGGGAGCTCGGTGCGCCGTTGCTCGCCGAGGTGTCGAGCGGTGCGCGGTTCGGGCGGAACCTGGTCGTCACCTACCGGGAGCTCCTGCGCGACCCGGACTTCGGCGGCGCGGTCCGCCGCGCCGTCGTCCTCGGTCACCCGACCCTCAGCCGCGAGGTCCCCGCCCTCCTCCAGCGCGCCGACGTCGAGACGATCGTGGTCCGCGGACCGGGGGCCGATCCCTACGACCCGGCCCGCGCCTCCCGGCCCGACGCCGCGACCACCTTCGTGTCGGACGTCCGCGTGGCGGGCCGCACCCGGCCGGAGCACCGCGCCTGGGTCGGCCGGTGGGTCGCCACGAGCCGCGCGCTGCTCGGTGGTGGCGACGCCGGCCCCGACCTCGATGCGAAGCGCTCCAGCGACCGCGCCGAGCGCAACAAGTTCCTCCGCGACGAGGTCGCGCTCCGCCGCCGCGCCGTCGACCGCACGATGCTCGCGGACGCCGTCTGGGGTGCGACCTGGCCGCACGACCGCCTCGTGCTCGGCGCCTCGCAGATCATCCGCGTGGCCGACGGGCACGTCGCGGGCAAGGCGATCCGCGTGCACGCGAACCGCGGACTCGCGGGCATCGACGGGACGATCTCGACCGCGCTCGGGATCGCCGCCGCGCTCGAGCGTTCCACGGCCTCGGTCGGCACGACACGCGTCCTGCTCGGCGACCTCACGCTCCTGCACGACCTCGGGGCGCTCGTGACCGGCACCGAGGAGCACCCGCACCGCGTGCAGGTCATCGTCGGGAACGACGGCGGGGGAGCGATCTTCCGGGGGCTCGAGGTCGCGGCGACGACACCGGAGGCCGACATGCGCCGCATGATGACGACGCCGCAGCACGTCGACGTCGAGCCGGTGGTGACCGGGCTCGGCTGGGAGTACCGGCGCGCGGCGACCTGGGGCGACCTCGAGCGGGTCCTGACGGACCCGGCCGAGCGCGTCGTCATCGAGGTGCCGCTGGCCGACTGA
- a CDS encoding isochorismate synthase MenF, translating to MTRTTTAAPPLTVSTRILDDPGAVLRHTLRDSPLAFVRNGDGIVGIGEAVRWTFTGPDRMREASAAWRSLVRDAVVDDPVQLRGTGLVAFGSFAFADDSTETSVLIVPRVVIGRRRGKAWLTAVDTTLDPEPLAFTRTSVPVPHVGPHVSVALRPGAIDEDAYAATVADAVRRITAGDAEKVVLARDLVGTLPDGADRRAILLDLAEAYPQCVTFAVDGIVGATPETLARTDGTRLSARVLAGSAARGTDPVSDRAAAEALAASAKDVEEHGFAIQSLLAALAPIASDLRADPEPFRLQLPNLWHLATDVQATLPVGTTSLDVADALHPTAAVAGTPTDVAVRLVSELEGVDRGRYAGPVGWLGANGDGEWMLALRSARITDDGTVRAWAGAGIVAGSDPAREVAETALKFRPVTDALA from the coding sequence GTGACCCGAACCACCACGGCGGCCCCACCGCTGACGGTCTCGACCCGGATCCTCGACGACCCGGGCGCCGTCCTCCGCCACACCCTCCGGGACAGCCCGCTCGCGTTCGTCCGCAACGGCGACGGGATCGTCGGCATCGGCGAGGCCGTGCGGTGGACGTTCACCGGCCCGGACCGGATGCGCGAGGCCTCGGCGGCCTGGCGGTCCCTGGTCCGCGACGCCGTGGTCGACGACCCCGTGCAGCTGCGCGGCACCGGGCTCGTCGCGTTCGGCTCGTTCGCGTTCGCCGACGACTCGACCGAGACGAGCGTGCTGATCGTCCCGCGCGTCGTGATCGGCCGCCGCCGCGGGAAGGCCTGGCTCACCGCCGTCGACACCACGCTCGACCCCGAACCCCTCGCCTTCACGCGCACGTCGGTGCCGGTGCCGCACGTCGGTCCGCACGTGTCCGTCGCGCTCCGTCCCGGTGCCATCGACGAGGACGCCTACGCCGCGACGGTCGCCGACGCCGTCCGGCGGATCACCGCCGGCGACGCCGAGAAGGTGGTGCTCGCGCGGGACCTCGTCGGGACCCTCCCCGACGGCGCCGACCGGCGAGCGATCCTGCTCGACCTCGCCGAGGCGTACCCGCAGTGCGTCACGTTCGCCGTCGACGGGATCGTCGGCGCGACGCCCGAGACCCTCGCCCGGACCGACGGCACCCGACTCTCGGCGCGCGTGCTCGCGGGCAGTGCGGCGCGCGGGACCGACCCGGTGTCCGACCGCGCCGCCGCCGAGGCCCTCGCCGCGAGCGCGAAGGACGTCGAGGAGCACGGCTTCGCCATCCAGAGCCTGCTGGCCGCGCTCGCCCCGATCGCGTCCGACCTCCGCGCCGACCCGGAGCCGTTCCGGTTGCAGCTGCCGAACCTGTGGCACCTCGCGACCGACGTCCAGGCGACGCTGCCCGTCGGCACGACCTCGCTCGACGTCGCCGATGCCCTGCACCCGACCGCCGCGGTCGCGGGGACCCCGACCGACGTCGCGGTCCGGCTCGTCTCCGAGCTCGAGGGCGTCGACCGCGGGCGCTACGCCGGGCCGGTCGGGTGGCTCGGGGCGAACGGGGACGGCGAGTGGATGCTCGCGTTGCGGAGCGCCCGGATCACCGACGACGGCACCGTGCGGGCGTGGGCCGGCGCGGGCATCGTGGCCGGGTCCGACCCGGCGCGCGAGGTCGCCGAGACGGCCCTGAAGTTCCGTCCGGTCACCGACGCGCTCGCCTAG
- a CDS encoding demethylmenaquinone methyltransferase, whose amino-acid sequence MSRADLNKRPDEVAAMFDDVAAKYDLTNDILSAGNAPLWRVATVRAVDPQPGEKVLDIAAGTGTSAAAFAKKGAEVTALDLSAGMIAVGRERHPEITFVEGDAEQLPFDDDTFDAVSISFGLRNVNDPMQALGEMLRVLKPGGRVVICEFSTPPLALLRFGYGTYLKRVLPGVARLSSSNPAAYRYLAESIEAWPDQQVLSQWLRGVGFSVVAYRNLTAGIVALHRGRKPVAGEVRESVARRAKARREHQHTGEQPSVDPTDA is encoded by the coding sequence GTGAGCAGAGCGGACCTGAACAAGCGGCCGGACGAGGTGGCGGCCATGTTCGACGACGTCGCCGCGAAGTACGACCTCACGAACGACATCCTCTCGGCGGGCAACGCTCCGCTGTGGCGTGTCGCGACGGTCCGCGCGGTCGACCCCCAGCCCGGCGAGAAGGTGTTGGACATCGCCGCGGGGACCGGTACGAGCGCGGCGGCCTTCGCGAAGAAGGGTGCCGAGGTCACGGCGCTCGACCTCTCCGCGGGCATGATCGCCGTCGGCCGTGAACGCCACCCCGAGATCACCTTCGTCGAGGGCGACGCCGAGCAGCTGCCCTTCGACGACGACACCTTCGACGCCGTCTCGATCTCGTTCGGGCTGCGCAACGTGAACGACCCGATGCAGGCCCTCGGCGAGATGCTCCGGGTCCTCAAGCCCGGCGGACGTGTCGTCATCTGCGAGTTCTCCACGCCGCCGCTCGCCCTGCTCCGCTTCGGGTACGGCACGTACCTCAAGCGCGTGCTCCCGGGCGTGGCACGCCTGTCCAGCAGCAACCCGGCGGCCTACCGCTACCTCGCCGAGTCGATCGAGGCGTGGCCCGACCAGCAGGTCCTCAGCCAGTGGCTGCGCGGCGTCGGGTTCTCGGTCGTCGCCTACCGGAACCTCACGGCGGGTATCGTCGCACTGCACCGCGGTCGCAAGCCCGTCGCGGGCGAGGTCCGCGAGTCCGTCGCCCGGCGTGCCAAGGCCCGTCGCGAGCACCAGCACACCGGTGAGCAGCCGAGCGTCGACCCCACCGACGCCTGA
- a CDS encoding polyprenyl synthetase family protein — protein MNPSVPVARRAPSLRASLGIGERLFATPAERRFIAAVDDGLELVEQGLEEAMRSTDTLADTTSRYLLSAGGKRIRPTLTLLIAQLGDGVTDAVVKAAVSIETTHLASLYHDDVMDEAPVRRGVPAAHVTYGNNVAILTGDLLFARASLITADLGTEGIRMQAETFQRLCMGQLHETTGPQPEDDPVEHYIQVLSDKTGSLIATAARAGVMFSGADRTYLDAVGTFGEKVGVAFQLVDDVIDLAPAKAKTGKIAGNDLRAGVDTLPLLQLKRLAATGAPDAVDLLGRIERDVNAAPDDVVDSAPYQSAVAALREHEATAATRAVAVRWATDAVDALAPLPDGTVKRALVRFAESVVERSR, from the coding sequence TTGAATCCGAGCGTCCCGGTCGCACGTCGCGCACCGAGTCTCCGCGCATCGCTGGGCATCGGCGAGCGACTGTTCGCCACGCCCGCGGAACGCCGGTTCATCGCCGCGGTCGACGACGGCCTCGAGCTCGTCGAGCAGGGGCTCGAGGAAGCCATGCGCTCCACCGACACCCTCGCCGACACCACGAGCCGGTACCTGCTGTCGGCCGGGGGCAAGCGGATCCGGCCGACGCTCACGCTCCTCATCGCGCAGCTCGGTGACGGGGTGACCGACGCGGTCGTGAAGGCCGCCGTGAGCATCGAGACGACCCACCTGGCGTCGCTCTACCACGACGACGTGATGGACGAAGCGCCCGTCCGACGCGGTGTCCCCGCGGCCCACGTGACCTACGGCAACAACGTGGCGATCCTCACCGGCGACCTGTTGTTCGCTCGTGCCAGCCTCATCACGGCCGACCTCGGCACCGAGGGCATCCGGATGCAGGCGGAGACCTTCCAGCGGCTCTGCATGGGGCAGCTCCACGAGACGACGGGCCCCCAGCCCGAGGACGACCCGGTCGAGCACTACATCCAGGTGCTCAGCGACAAGACCGGCTCGCTCATCGCGACGGCTGCCCGTGCCGGCGTGATGTTCTCGGGCGCCGACCGCACGTACCTCGACGCCGTCGGCACCTTCGGCGAGAAGGTCGGCGTGGCCTTCCAGCTCGTGGACGACGTGATCGACCTCGCCCCCGCGAAGGCCAAGACCGGCAAGATCGCCGGCAACGACCTGCGCGCCGGCGTCGACACCCTGCCGCTGCTGCAGCTCAAGCGCCTCGCCGCGACCGGTGCCCCCGACGCGGTGGACCTGCTCGGGCGCATCGAGCGCGACGTGAACGCCGCACCGGACGACGTCGTCGACTCGGCGCCGTACCAGTCCGCCGTGGCCGCCCTGCGCGAGCACGAGGCGACCGCCGCGACCCGTGCCGTCGCGGTCCGCTGGGCGACGGACGCCGTCGACGCCCTCGCACCCCTGCCGGACGGCACCGTCAAGCGGGCACTCGTCCGCTTCGCCGAGTCCGTCGTCGAACGCAGCCGCTAG